In a single window of the Deltaproteobacteria bacterium genome:
- the cimA gene encoding citramalate synthase, which translates to MSNLLLYDTTLRDGCQSEDVSFSLKDKLRIAESLAELGIHYIEGGYPGSNPRDAEFFKEVPKLDLRKTRVAAFGTTRRPSVKPSQDASLKLLLAAKTPVVTLVGKTWDLHVRDDLRISQKANLEVIADSIAYMKKHVDEVMFDAEHFFDGYRSNPKFALECLKAAEEGGADWIVLCDTNGGGLPGDVGAAVTRVKEEVKTPLGIHCHNDGELAVANTMTAVENGVRQIQGTINGFGERCGNLNLCSVLPNLQLKQGHKIVRTSQLRRLREISHLLYELANVVPNKRQPYVGDSAFAHKGGLHVSGIIKNRETYEHIEPELVGSRQRVLVSDLSGRSNIVYKAREYDIDLNGQDQAVHQILNRIKELESQGYEFEAAEASFELLIQEALGKKKRNFRLDGFRVIDEKRVESEAPLSEATVKVEVNGVMEHAAALGNGPVHALDQALRKALTGFYPSLEEVELLDYKVRVLSSGEGTGAVVRVLIESGDGQTQWGTVGVSHNVIEASWQALVDSIDYKLYKDRKKKGHAGRSRAGKAHSAAAPAS; encoded by the coding sequence ATGAGTAATTTGTTGCTGTACGATACGACCCTGCGGGACGGGTGCCAGAGCGAGGACGTCTCCTTCAGCCTGAAGGACAAGCTGCGCATCGCAGAGAGCCTGGCCGAGCTGGGCATTCACTACATCGAGGGCGGCTATCCCGGCTCCAACCCGCGCGACGCCGAGTTCTTCAAGGAGGTGCCGAAGCTGGACCTCAGGAAGACACGGGTCGCGGCCTTCGGCACCACCCGGCGCCCGTCGGTGAAGCCGTCGCAGGACGCCAGCCTCAAGCTCCTGCTGGCGGCCAAGACCCCGGTGGTGACGCTGGTGGGCAAGACCTGGGACCTGCACGTGCGCGACGACCTGCGCATCAGCCAGAAGGCCAACCTGGAGGTGATCGCCGATTCCATCGCCTACATGAAGAAGCATGTCGACGAGGTGATGTTCGACGCCGAGCACTTCTTCGACGGCTACCGCAGCAATCCCAAGTTCGCGCTGGAGTGCCTCAAGGCGGCCGAGGAGGGCGGTGCCGACTGGATCGTCCTGTGCGACACCAACGGCGGCGGCCTGCCCGGCGACGTCGGCGCGGCGGTGACGCGGGTCAAGGAGGAGGTGAAGACGCCGCTGGGGATCCACTGCCACAACGACGGCGAGCTGGCGGTGGCCAACACCATGACGGCGGTGGAGAACGGCGTGCGCCAGATCCAGGGTACCATCAACGGCTTCGGCGAGCGCTGCGGTAACCTGAACCTGTGCTCGGTGCTGCCCAACCTCCAGTTGAAGCAGGGTCACAAGATCGTCCGGACGTCGCAGTTGCGCCGCCTGCGCGAGATCTCGCACCTGCTCTACGAGCTGGCTAACGTGGTGCCCAACAAGCGCCAGCCCTACGTGGGCGACAGCGCGTTCGCGCACAAGGGCGGGCTCCACGTCTCGGGCATCATCAAGAACCGCGAGACCTACGAGCACATCGAGCCGGAGCTGGTGGGGAGCCGCCAGCGCGTGCTGGTGTCGGACCTGTCGGGGCGGAGCAACATCGTCTACAAGGCGCGGGAATACGACATCGACCTGAACGGTCAGGACCAGGCCGTGCACCAGATCCTCAATCGCATCAAGGAGCTGGAGAGCCAGGGCTACGAGTTCGAGGCCGCGGAGGCTTCCTTCGAGCTGCTGATCCAGGAGGCGTTGGGCAAGAAGAAGCGCAACTTCCGCCTCGACGGGTTCCGGGTCATCGACGAGAAGCGGGTGGAGAGCGAGGCGCCGCTGTCGGAGGCCACGGTCAAGGTGGAGGTGAACGGCGTGATGGAGCACGCCGCGGCCCTGGGCAACGGTCCGGTGCACGCGCTGGACCAAGCCCTGCGCAAGGCCCTTACGGGCTTCTATCCGTCCCTGGAGGAAGTGGAGCTGCTGGACTACAAGGTCCGGGTGCTGTCGTCGGGCGAGGGTACGGGCGCCGTCGTCCGGGTGCTCATCGAGTCGGGTGACGGCCAGACCCAGTGGGGTACGGTGGGCGTTTCCCACAACGTCATAGAGGCGAGCTGGCAGGCGCTGGTCGACAGCATCGACTACAAGCTCTACAAGGACCGAAAGAAGAAGGGCCACGCGGGCAGGAGCCGCGCCGGGAAAGCCCATTCCGCGGCGGCGCCCGCGTCCTGA